The proteins below are encoded in one region of Thermotoga sp.:
- the rplN gene encoding 50S ribosomal protein L14, which translates to MIQQETYLNVADNSGAKKLRVIRVLGGFHKKYGTIGDIVVCSVRDAIPNSDVKKGDVVRAVIVRTKKEIRRSDGTYIRFDDNAAVLIDKFNAPRGTRIFGPVARELREKGFMKIVSLAPEVW; encoded by the coding sequence CCAACAGGAGACCTATCTCAACGTGGCTGACAATTCTGGCGCCAAAAAGCTCAGGGTTATAAGAGTTCTCGGTGGTTTCCACAAAAAGTACGGAACGATTGGGGACATTGTAGTGTGTTCTGTCAGGGACGCTATTCCCAATTCCGACGTGAAAAAAGGTGATGTGGTAAGAGCAGTCATTGTGAGAACGAAAAAAGAGATCAGAAGAAGCGATGGTACTTACATCAGATTCGACGATAACGCGGCCGTTCTCATCGACAAATTCAACGCCCCAAGGGGAACGAGAATATTTGGACCCGTCGCTAGGGAACTTCGTGAAAAAGGCTTCATGAAAATCGTGTCTCTCGCACCAGAAGTTTGG